A region of Rhizorhabdus wittichii RW1 DNA encodes the following proteins:
- a CDS encoding aldehyde dehydrogenase (PFAM: aldehyde dehydrogenase) — protein MTDTLLNLSNPEKLFIGGDWAASSDDGGIEIVSPSTEEVVGRVGKAGRADMDRVVAVARHAFDHGPWPRMTGAERAAVLRRIAGEMGKRADDFARAWSLQVGMPYAQSSMTAPYMAAYLTYFADLAEKGFEEVRQPMMGGHCIVVHEPVGVVAAVVPWNAPLATLLLKVAPALAAGCAVIAKPSPETPLEALILAECIAAAGVPEGVFSVLTADREVSDHLIRNPGIDKVSFTGSTAAGLHIASVCGGRMARVTTELGGKSAAIVLDDATIETVVAGIMPNLVGLCGQQCAAFSRILVPAARKAEVTEAMAAAMQAVTVGDPFDQATQMGPLVTRNQHGRVFGYIEKGKAEGARLVTGGGRPAHLPKGWFVEPTLFADASNDMAIAREEIFGPVGTIIAYDDEEQAIAIANDSNYGLSGGVFTESPDRAYAVARRIRTGNFGHNGRVIDFTMPYGGFKQSGIGREGGIEGLYAFTETKAVFMPKLPTHLRS, from the coding sequence ATGACCGACACGCTGCTGAACCTCTCCAACCCCGAAAAGCTGTTCATCGGCGGCGACTGGGCGGCCTCGTCGGACGATGGCGGGATCGAGATCGTCTCGCCCTCGACCGAGGAGGTGGTCGGCCGTGTCGGCAAGGCGGGCAGGGCGGACATGGATCGCGTCGTCGCTGTGGCGCGCCATGCCTTCGATCACGGTCCCTGGCCGCGCATGACCGGCGCCGAGCGCGCCGCCGTGCTGCGCCGGATCGCCGGGGAGATGGGCAAGCGCGCCGACGATTTCGCGCGCGCCTGGTCGCTCCAGGTCGGCATGCCCTATGCCCAGTCGTCGATGACCGCGCCTTACATGGCCGCCTATCTCACCTATTTCGCCGACCTCGCCGAAAAGGGGTTCGAGGAGGTTCGCCAGCCGATGATGGGCGGCCATTGCATCGTCGTCCATGAGCCGGTCGGTGTCGTCGCGGCGGTGGTGCCGTGGAACGCGCCGCTGGCGACGCTGCTGCTGAAGGTCGCCCCGGCGCTGGCGGCGGGCTGCGCCGTCATCGCCAAGCCCTCGCCCGAGACCCCGCTGGAGGCGCTGATCCTCGCCGAATGCATCGCGGCGGCCGGCGTGCCCGAGGGCGTCTTCTCGGTGCTCACCGCCGACCGCGAGGTTTCCGATCACCTGATCCGCAACCCCGGGATCGACAAGGTCAGCTTCACTGGATCGACCGCCGCCGGGCTGCACATCGCTTCGGTCTGCGGCGGCCGCATGGCGCGCGTCACCACCGAACTGGGCGGCAAGTCCGCCGCGATCGTCCTCGACGACGCGACGATCGAGACGGTGGTCGCCGGGATCATGCCCAACCTGGTCGGCCTGTGCGGCCAGCAATGCGCCGCCTTCAGCCGCATCCTCGTCCCCGCCGCGCGCAAGGCCGAGGTGACCGAGGCGATGGCCGCCGCGATGCAGGCGGTGACGGTCGGCGATCCGTTCGACCAGGCGACCCAGATGGGCCCGCTCGTCACCCGCAACCAGCATGGCCGGGTGTTCGGCTATATCGAGAAGGGCAAGGCCGAGGGCGCCCGCCTCGTCACCGGCGGCGGGCGGCCGGCGCACCTGCCCAAGGGCTGGTTCGTCGAGCCGACCCTGTTCGCCGACGCGAGCAACGACATGGCGATCGCGCGCGAGGAGATTTTCGGGCCGGTCGGCACGATCATCGCCTATGACGACGAGGAACAGGCCATCGCCATTGCCAACGACAGCAATTATGGCCTGTCCGGCGGCGTGTTCACCGAAAGCCCCGACCGCGCCTATGCCGTCGCGCGGCGTATCCGCACCGGCAATTTCGGGCATAATGGCCGGGTGATCGACTTCACCATGCCCTATGGCGGCTTCAAGCAGTCGGGGATCGGCCGCGAGGGCGGGATCGAGGGGCTGTACGCCTTCACCGAGACCAAGGCGGTCTTCATGCCCAAACTCCCGACGCATCTGCGGTCATGA
- a CDS encoding major facilitator superfamily MFS_1 (PFAM: General substrate transporter; major facilitator superfamily MFS_1), whose protein sequence is MSSAPAPAQAHDDWPDNYRAPAAWWAVAVTMIFQIVSMIDRQVVSVLIPEMRADLGLNDFQISMVQGMAFALFYGAMGLIIGALVDRHSRRKIMFAGIVLWSIAAAGTGFARNYMQLFVARLFVGFGEGAISPAAQSLLSGIFPRGKLATPMSCFTAAGVIGISLSYALGGHLLDRFTTAPLGGLLEGMAPWRQVLVVTGAPGVAVALLAFTLREPKRAGMPKPQRHEASWGSFFSYIGAHARLMLGVILGSALVAMMTQAAMTWTPTYARRVLGVSAGEVGTIMSLAVGLGGVVGGIALGLIIDHWFRRGVHDIALRLLAIAALAVPPLIALCFLADDATILFGGITLMMLTMGAIFGPTLAAVQMIAPPAMRGRFGALVVLASNLFGFAFGPMLVGAITDYGFGDPGKVGVSVAIVLVLVCPFAAWLIWSARGDFVRRLAAAPPPTHSLSNEVCS, encoded by the coding sequence ATGAGCAGCGCGCCCGCGCCGGCGCAGGCGCATGACGACTGGCCCGACAATTATCGCGCTCCCGCCGCCTGGTGGGCGGTGGCGGTGACGATGATCTTCCAGATCGTGTCGATGATCGACCGCCAGGTCGTGTCGGTGCTGATCCCGGAGATGCGCGCCGACCTCGGCCTCAACGACTTCCAGATCAGCATGGTGCAGGGCATGGCCTTCGCGCTGTTCTACGGGGCGATGGGGCTGATCATCGGCGCGCTGGTCGATCGCCATTCGCGGCGGAAGATCATGTTCGCCGGCATCGTGCTCTGGTCGATCGCGGCGGCGGGCACCGGCTTCGCGCGCAACTATATGCAGCTCTTCGTCGCCCGCCTGTTCGTCGGCTTCGGCGAAGGGGCGATCTCCCCGGCGGCGCAATCCTTGCTGTCGGGCATCTTCCCGCGCGGCAAGCTGGCGACGCCGATGTCCTGCTTCACCGCCGCCGGCGTCATCGGCATCTCGCTTTCCTATGCGCTCGGCGGCCATCTGCTCGACCGCTTCACCACCGCGCCGCTCGGCGGTCTGCTGGAGGGGATGGCGCCGTGGCGGCAGGTGCTGGTCGTGACCGGCGCGCCGGGCGTCGCGGTCGCGCTGCTCGCCTTCACGCTGCGCGAGCCGAAGCGCGCCGGGATGCCGAAGCCGCAGCGGCACGAGGCGAGCTGGGGGAGCTTCTTCTCCTATATCGGCGCCCATGCGCGGCTGATGCTCGGCGTCATCCTGGGGAGCGCGCTGGTCGCGATGATGACCCAGGCGGCGATGACCTGGACCCCGACCTATGCCCGGCGCGTGCTGGGCGTCAGCGCGGGCGAGGTCGGCACGATCATGTCGCTGGCGGTGGGGCTGGGCGGGGTGGTCGGCGGGATCGCGCTGGGCCTGATCATCGACCACTGGTTCCGGCGCGGCGTGCACGACATCGCGCTGCGGCTGCTGGCGATCGCGGCGCTGGCGGTGCCGCCGCTGATCGCGCTCTGCTTCCTGGCCGACGACGCCACCATCCTGTTCGGCGGCATCACCCTGATGATGCTGACGATGGGTGCGATCTTCGGCCCGACCCTGGCGGCGGTGCAGATGATCGCGCCGCCGGCGATGCGCGGCCGCTTCGGCGCGCTGGTGGTGCTGGCGTCCAACCTGTTCGGCTTCGCCTTCGGGCCGATGCTGGTGGGGGCGATCACCGATTACGGCTTTGGCGATCCCGGCAAGGTCGGCGTCAGCGTCGCGATCGTCCTGGTCCTGGTCTGCCCCTTCGCCGCCTGGCTGATCTGGAGCGCGCGCGGCGATTTCGTCCGCCGGCTCGCCGCGGCCCCACCCCCGACCCATTCCCTTTCGAACGAGGTATGTTCGTGA
- a CDS encoding AMP-dependent synthetase and ligase (PFAM: AMP-dependent synthetase and ligase): MSLTIPALLRAAAARYKDRAALHSSTDGPIGYRELDRRADEVARAMIADGARPGDRAAIWAPNMWEWVAATVGVQRAGGAMVPLNTRLKGGEVADIVRRGGVARLFVIGDFLGRHYPEMLRGEAMPGLRRTIVLRGTPDKLAAGEEGWDDFIARGRSTSDAALAEREAGVTPDSIADIMFTSGTTGAPKGAIFDHRRSLGGGRAWANISRQTADDRYCVFGPFSHNASYKAGWVAGLMTGSTVYWPEAYDAVSILDLIAGNRISVMPAPPTVFQEMLAHPNWRDWDISSYRFLSTGATVVPIELMKRLQAETTIAEITTGYGMTECAGSATHTRPGDPVERVAYTVGAAIEGTEIKLVGPDGRAVPTGEPGEVLIRDDKLLIEYLDNAEATRATIDAEGWLHSGDVGTLDAEGYLKLTDRLKDMYIVGGFNVYPAEIEKQMTGLPGIHQSAIIGVPDQRLGEVGHAFIVRSAGSTITAEEVIGWSKANLANYKVPRGVTFVDALPMNATGKVIKFALREMVK; this comes from the coding sequence GTGAGCCTGACGATACCCGCGCTGCTGCGCGCCGCCGCCGCCCGCTACAAGGATCGCGCGGCGCTGCATTCCTCCACCGATGGCCCCATCGGTTATCGCGAGCTCGACCGGCGCGCCGACGAGGTCGCCAGGGCGATGATCGCCGACGGCGCCCGGCCCGGCGACCGCGCGGCGATCTGGGCGCCGAACATGTGGGAGTGGGTGGCGGCGACGGTCGGCGTCCAGCGCGCCGGCGGGGCGATGGTCCCGCTCAACACCCGGCTCAAGGGCGGCGAGGTCGCCGACATCGTCCGGCGCGGCGGCGTCGCCCGGCTGTTCGTGATCGGCGATTTCCTCGGCCGCCATTATCCGGAGATGCTGCGCGGCGAGGCGATGCCGGGCCTGCGCCGCACCATCGTGCTGCGCGGCACCCCGGATAAGCTCGCGGCCGGCGAGGAAGGCTGGGACGATTTCATCGCGCGCGGCCGATCGACCAGCGACGCGGCCCTGGCCGAGCGCGAGGCGGGCGTCACCCCCGACAGCATCGCTGACATCATGTTCACATCGGGCACCACCGGCGCGCCCAAGGGGGCGATCTTCGACCATCGCCGCTCGCTGGGCGGCGGCCGCGCCTGGGCGAACATCTCGCGCCAGACCGCCGACGACCGCTACTGCGTCTTCGGTCCCTTCTCGCACAACGCCTCCTACAAGGCGGGCTGGGTGGCCGGGCTGATGACCGGCAGCACCGTCTATTGGCCCGAGGCCTATGACGCGGTGTCGATCCTCGACCTGATCGCCGGCAACCGCATCTCGGTGATGCCGGCGCCGCCCACCGTGTTCCAGGAGATGCTCGCCCATCCCAACTGGCGCGACTGGGACATCTCCAGCTACCGTTTCCTGTCGACCGGGGCGACCGTCGTCCCGATCGAGCTGATGAAGCGGCTCCAGGCCGAGACGACGATCGCGGAGATCACCACCGGCTACGGCATGACCGAATGCGCGGGATCGGCCACCCACACCCGGCCGGGCGATCCGGTCGAGCGCGTCGCCTATACCGTCGGCGCGGCGATCGAGGGGACCGAGATCAAGCTGGTCGGCCCCGACGGCCGCGCCGTCCCCACTGGCGAGCCGGGCGAGGTGCTGATCCGCGACGACAAGCTGCTGATCGAATATCTCGACAATGCCGAGGCGACCCGCGCGACGATCGACGCCGAGGGCTGGCTCCATTCGGGCGACGTCGGCACGCTCGACGCGGAAGGCTATCTGAAGCTCACCGACCGGCTGAAGGACATGTACATCGTCGGCGGCTTCAACGTCTATCCGGCCGAGATCGAGAAGCAGATGACCGGCCTGCCCGGCATCCACCAGTCGGCGATCATCGGCGTCCCCGACCAGCGCCTGGGCGAGGTGGGGCATGCCTTCATCGTCCGCTCGGCCGGATCGACCATCACCGCCGAGGAGGTGATAGGCTGGAGCAAGGCGAACCTCGCCAATTACAAGGTGCCGCGTGGCGTCACCTTCGTCGATGCATTGCCGATGAACGCCACCGGCAAGGTGATCAAGTTCGCGCTGCGCGAGATGGTGAAGTAG
- a CDS encoding Enoyl-CoA hydratase/isomerase (PFAM: Enoyl-CoA hydratase/isomerase): MGDVLLRAEVGEGVLLLTLNRPAQRNAIDLELCDRLSAALTDFRDDPRWRVAIVTGAAPAFCAGLDLKSFAAPDAPRHRVTELIHMVPGLGKPVIAAVNGAAYTGGLELALACDFILAAEEARFADTHARIGALSGSGMGSRLPHAVGPRFAKQMMLACEPIDAATALRVGLVNELLPADRLLPRAIALAGAIAGHDPALIRIARDVVDRGSAATLAEAIAIESEALATRKAEGAMRWEAKPA; the protein is encoded by the coding sequence ATGGGCGACGTGCTGCTGCGCGCGGAGGTGGGGGAGGGCGTCCTGCTGCTGACGCTGAACCGCCCCGCCCAGCGCAACGCGATCGACCTGGAGCTGTGCGACCGGCTGTCGGCCGCGCTCACGGACTTCCGCGACGATCCGCGCTGGCGCGTGGCGATCGTCACCGGCGCGGCGCCGGCCTTCTGCGCCGGGCTCGACCTGAAGAGCTTCGCGGCACCCGACGCGCCGCGCCACCGGGTGACCGAGCTGATCCATATGGTGCCCGGCCTCGGCAAGCCGGTGATCGCGGCGGTCAACGGCGCCGCCTATACGGGCGGGCTCGAACTGGCGCTGGCCTGTGACTTCATCCTCGCCGCCGAGGAGGCGCGCTTCGCCGACACCCATGCGAGGATCGGCGCGCTGTCGGGCAGCGGGATGGGATCGCGGCTGCCGCACGCGGTGGGCCCGCGCTTCGCCAAGCAGATGATGCTCGCCTGCGAGCCGATCGACGCCGCCACTGCGTTGCGCGTCGGGCTGGTCAACGAGCTGCTTCCCGCCGATCGGCTGCTGCCGCGCGCGATCGCGCTGGCGGGGGCGATCGCCGGCCATGATCCCGCGCTGATCCGGATCGCCAGGGACGTGGTCGACCGGGGCAGCGCGGCGACGCTGGCCGAGGCGATCGCGATCGAGTCCGAGGCGCTGGCGACACGCAAGGCGGAAGGGGCGATGCGCTGGGAGGCGAAGCCGGCCTGA
- a CDS encoding amidohydrolase 2 (PFAM: amidohydrolase 2) — protein sequence MNDITPTPWPKDRIIPATSWQRPEGVRLISSDDHVIEEPHLWEERLKGADKDRAPKYWKDETGFHMTVDGESYDVPGLPSDFPEGREGFWDVSKRLADMDAEGVDASIVYHGRAAGLIRMADRGLFIRCMDVFNEWLAEWKQAAPDRLYPVAYLPTFFEPEATADYLQKLKQLGFKAIEIPLNPRGIRYNSLKMDPMWRAIEDSGLPLSIHIGAYIQYSGRGSLGANLNANLMPFTGMFGQFVFSGIFDRFPGLKLVFTEGGAGWVPATLENADKIARDYATELRPRIAHAPSWYWHNNCYATFMQDDVAIENVDRIGADRIMWSVDYPHPESIVGNSETVVKGIFDKVGDAQARKIVGDNAAAVWGI from the coding sequence ATGAACGACATCACTCCCACTCCCTGGCCGAAGGACCGGATCATCCCCGCTACCAGCTGGCAGCGGCCCGAGGGGGTCCGGCTGATCTCGAGCGACGATCATGTCATCGAGGAGCCGCATCTGTGGGAGGAGCGGCTGAAGGGCGCCGACAAGGACCGGGCGCCCAAATATTGGAAGGACGAGACCGGCTTCCACATGACGGTCGACGGCGAATCCTATGACGTCCCCGGCCTGCCCTCCGATTTCCCCGAGGGCCGCGAGGGCTTCTGGGACGTGTCGAAGCGGCTGGCCGACATGGACGCCGAGGGGGTCGACGCGTCGATCGTCTACCATGGCCGCGCGGCGGGGCTGATCCGCATGGCCGACCGGGGATTGTTCATCCGCTGCATGGACGTGTTCAACGAATGGCTGGCCGAGTGGAAGCAGGCCGCGCCGGACCGGCTCTATCCGGTCGCCTATCTGCCGACCTTCTTCGAGCCGGAAGCCACCGCCGACTATCTGCAGAAGCTCAAGCAGCTCGGCTTCAAGGCGATCGAGATCCCGCTCAACCCGCGGGGAATCCGCTACAACAGCCTGAAGATGGACCCGATGTGGCGCGCGATCGAGGATAGCGGGTTGCCGCTGTCGATCCATATCGGCGCCTATATCCAATATTCGGGGCGCGGATCGCTGGGCGCCAACCTCAACGCCAACCTGATGCCGTTCACCGGCATGTTCGGCCAGTTCGTCTTCTCGGGCATCTTCGATCGCTTCCCCGGCCTGAAGCTGGTCTTCACCGAAGGCGGCGCGGGCTGGGTGCCGGCGACCCTGGAGAATGCCGACAAGATCGCGCGCGACTATGCGACCGAGCTCCGCCCCAGGATCGCCCATGCGCCGAGCTGGTACTGGCACAACAACTGCTACGCGACCTTCATGCAGGACGACGTCGCGATCGAGAATGTCGACCGGATCGGCGCCGACCGCATCATGTGGTCGGTCGACTATCCGCACCCGGAGAGCATCGTCGGCAACAGCGAGACGGTGGTGAAGGGCATCTTCGACAAGGTCGGCGACGCGCAGGCGCGCAAGATCGTCGGCGACAACGCGGCGGCGGTCTGGGGAATCTGA
- a CDS encoding 3-deoxy-D-arabinoheptulosonate-7-phosphate synthase (TIGRFAM: phospho-2-dehydro-3-deoxyheptonate aldolase~PFAM: DAHP synthetase, class II), with product MATNWTPASWRQQQAVQMPDYPDAAALAAAEQELSSFPPLVFAGEARELTASLAQVAAGKAFLLQGGDCAESFAEFHPNNIRDTFRVLLQMAVVLTFASKLPVVKVGRMAGQFAKPRSAPTEEIGGVTLPSYRGDIINDIGFSEESRIPDPRRMVRAYSQSAATLNLLRAFAQGGYANLHQVHAWTLDFMGRSPWAAQYGEVAARIGDALDFMAACGINPETVPQLKGTQFYTSHEALLLPYEQAMTREDSLNTGQYFDTSAHFLWIGDRTRFEGSAHVEYLRGVGNPIGLKCGPSLEPDALLRLLDTLDPQRQPGRITLITRYGHDKIEKHLPALVRAVKREGRPVVWSCDPMHGNVVKAANGYKTRPFDRILAEVRGFFAVHRAEGTHGGGIHAEMTGQNVTECTGGAMAVTDENLADRYHTHCDPRLNAGQSLELAFLLAEMLNQEMKERDRAAA from the coding sequence ATGGCGACGAACTGGACGCCCGCGAGCTGGCGTCAACAACAAGCGGTGCAGATGCCGGACTATCCGGATGCGGCGGCCCTCGCGGCGGCCGAGCAGGAATTGTCGAGCTTCCCGCCGCTGGTCTTTGCCGGCGAGGCGCGCGAGCTGACCGCGTCGCTCGCCCAGGTCGCCGCGGGCAAGGCTTTCCTGCTCCAGGGCGGCGACTGCGCCGAGAGCTTCGCCGAGTTCCATCCGAACAACATCCGCGACACCTTCCGCGTGCTGCTGCAGATGGCGGTGGTGCTGACCTTCGCGTCGAAGCTGCCGGTGGTGAAGGTCGGCCGCATGGCAGGCCAGTTCGCCAAGCCGCGCTCGGCCCCGACCGAGGAGATCGGCGGCGTCACCCTGCCCAGCTATCGCGGCGACATCATCAACGACATCGGCTTCAGCGAGGAATCGCGCATCCCCGATCCGCGCCGGATGGTCCGCGCCTACAGCCAGTCGGCGGCGACGCTGAACCTGCTGCGCGCCTTCGCGCAGGGCGGCTATGCCAACCTCCACCAGGTCCATGCCTGGACGCTCGACTTCATGGGCCGCAGCCCATGGGCCGCGCAATATGGCGAGGTCGCCGCCCGAATCGGCGACGCGCTCGACTTCATGGCGGCCTGCGGGATCAACCCGGAGACCGTACCCCAGCTCAAGGGGACGCAGTTCTACACCAGCCATGAGGCGCTGCTGCTGCCCTATGAGCAGGCGATGACGCGCGAGGACAGCCTCAACACCGGGCAATATTTCGACACCTCGGCGCATTTCCTGTGGATCGGCGACCGCACCCGCTTCGAAGGGTCGGCGCATGTCGAATATCTGCGCGGCGTCGGCAACCCGATCGGCCTGAAATGCGGGCCGAGCCTGGAGCCCGACGCGCTGCTGCGCCTGCTCGACACGCTCGACCCACAGCGCCAGCCCGGCCGCATCACGCTGATCACCCGCTATGGCCATGACAAGATCGAGAAGCATCTGCCGGCGCTGGTCCGCGCGGTGAAGCGCGAGGGGCGTCCAGTCGTCTGGTCGTGCGACCCGATGCACGGCAACGTCGTCAAGGCGGCCAACGGCTACAAGACCCGGCCGTTCGACCGCATCCTCGCCGAGGTCCGCGGCTTCTTCGCCGTCCACCGCGCCGAGGGCACCCATGGCGGCGGCATCCATGCCGAGATGACCGGCCAGAACGTCACCGAATGCACCGGCGGCGCGATGGCGGTGACCGACGAGAATCTCGCCGATCGCTACCACACCCATTGCGATCCGCGCCTCAACGCGGGCCAGAGCCTCGAACTGGCCTTCCTGCTCGCCGAGATGCTCAACCAGGAGATGAAGGAGCGCGACCGGGCCGCCGCCTGA